In Salinibaculum sp. SYNS191, the genomic window GCGGTCGGGGACAGCCCGACGGGGACCCAGACCGACCCGGGAGCGTGACGGTGACCGTCGGCGAACTGGCGGGTGGCGACGGGTTCTACGTCGCGGACGACGGGAGGGGCGTCCCGGACGACGTCGCCAACAGCGTCTTCGAGGCCGGGGTCTCCGGCGACGGGTGCGGTACGGGGCTGGGACTCGCTATCGTCCGGTCCATCGCTGCCGCTCACGGCTGGGAGAGTGAGGTCACCACAGCGGAGGCGGGCGGTGCGAGGTTCGAGTTCCGTGGCGTGGAACTCGCGACCGACGGCACCCGTCCCGAACAGTAGGCGCGCGCCGGTCGACACCGCGACTCCACTCACACGAATGCGCGGATGCGGGACCGCCGGGGTCCCGGCACCTCGTGCTACTGCGACCATCGCATAAACTCCGCAGGTTCGTTCTGACCGTTCAGCAGTCGCGACGGCGGGTAAGAGTCGCCTACGAACGGAATTGAACGGTCCCGCTCTGGCGGTCCGGGCCACGACCGGAGTCCGTCCGGCTTAAGAGCCGGGGCGGCGGACCCTCTGTATGGACGTCATCCACGTCTGTCTGAACGTCTCGGACGCCGACGAAATCGCACAGTGGTACAGGGACGAACTCGGCTTCGAGGACTCCTGGGAGTTCACCAGCGAAGACGGCGAGACCCGCAACGTCTACGTCGCCGACGGCAACGGCTTCGAGCTCCAGCTCTCGGACACCGAGGGCGAGGACGACTTCGAGAACGGCACGGCATGGGACCACCTCGCCGTGAAGGTCGACGACGTCGACGCAGCCTTCGAGGAGATCGACAACCACGGCGTCGTCTCGGAGCCGGCCGACCAGCCGGCCGCGGGCGCGCGGACCGCGTTCATCGAGGACCCGGACGGGCACGTGGTCGAACTGGTCGAACCGCAGGACTGAGCGAAACCGCAGGACGGGAAAAAGCAGAATAGAACGACGACGTGCTCAGGCGAGCGCGTCGCGGACCTTCTCGATTGGGTGGGGTGGCCGCTCACCGCCGCTCTCGTAGCGGTCGCCGAGTTGCGTCCGACAGGACGCGCCGGGCGCGACGACCTGGTCGCCCGGACTCTCGTCGACCTGTTCGAAGAGGATGGAGCCGATGGCCTTCGAGAGGTCGTAGTGTTCCTCCTCGTAGCCGAAGCTGCCGGCCATGCCACAGCACCCGGAGTCGAGCGCGTCCACCTGGTAGCCCGCCTGCTGGAGCAGTGCGGCGGCGTGGTGGTCGCGGTTGATGGCCTTCTGGTTGCAGTGGCCGTGGTAGGTCAGGAACTCGCCGGTGTCGGCGAAGGTGAGTTCGTCGTACACGCGGTGGGTGTGCAGGTACTCGCTGACGCCGTAGGCGTTGGCCCCGACGCGTTCTGCGGCCTTGCCGTCGAGCAGGTCGAGGTACTCGTCCTGGAGCATCACGGCGTCGGATGGCTCGACGAACACGACCGAGTAGCCGTCCTCGATGTACGGTAGCAGCACCTGGACGTTGCGCTTCGCGCGGTCGTGGGCCCTGTCGAGTTTGCCCATCGAGAACGCCGCGCGGCCGGTCGGCACCGCGTCCTCGGGAATCTCGACGTGGATGCCGGCGGCTTCCAGCACCTCGACGGCCGCCTTCCCGGGCTCGGGGTAGCTGTAGTTCGTGTAGGTGTCCGGGAACAGGACGACCTTGTCCTCGGCCGACTCCGCCGAGACCGTCGTGCGGCGGTCGTCGAACCAGTCTTCGAGCGTCGTGCTGGCGAAGTGGGGCAGCGAGCGCTCGGGGGCGATGCCCAGTTTCTCCGCGATGGCGTCGGAGCCGGGGAGTTCCTGCGCCCAGTTGGAGACGGGTGCGAGCATGCTGCCGACCCGCGAGACCAGGTCGATGTTGGCGAACAGCCGCGAGCGCAGGCTGGTACCCTCCTCCTGGTGGTACTTGTGCTTGACCTCGGCCTTGAGTTTCGCCATGTCGACGCCGGTGGGGCAGTCGGACTTGCAGCCCTTGCAGCCGACACACAGGTCGAGCACCTCCTCCTGGAAGCGGTCGGAGTAGATTTCCTCCTCGGGGAGTTCGCCGCTGATGGCCGCCCGGAGCATGTTCGCGCGGCCGCGGGTGGCCTGAATCTCCTCACGCGAGGCGCGGAAGGTCGGACACATCGTGTCCGAACCGTGCTGCCGGCAGGTGCCACAGCCGTTGCACAGTTCCACGAGGTGCGAGAAGCCGCCCTCGTCGTCGAAGTCGAGCGTCGTCTGGGGCTCCAGCGACTGGTAGTCGGCCCCGTAGCGCAGGTTCTCGCGGTTGTCGGCACCGACGCCGCGGTCGTTGTCGGGCCCGATGTCCTCGGGGCTCTCGCGATAGACGACGTTACCCGGGTGCATGTCCCACTCGGGGTCGAAGGTCGTCTTTATCTCCTTGAACGCTCCCCAGAGGTCCTCGCCGTACATCTTGGGGTTGAACTCCGTCCGCGCCATCCCGTCGCCGTGCTCGCCGGAGAACGCGCCGTGGTGGTCCAGCACGAGGTCGGTCACGTCCTCGGTGATGGAGTGCATCTTCTCGATGTCGTTCTCCGTCTTGAGGTTGAGGATGGGTCGGATGTGCAGCGTTCCGCTGCCGGCGTGTGCGAAGTAGGCGGCGGAGGTGTCGTGGTCCTCCAGGACCTCCTCGAACTCCATGACGTACTCGGCCAGTTCCTCCGGCGGCACCGTCGCGTCCTCGATGAACGGGTACGGCTTGGGGTCGCCCTCCAGGCTCATCAGGAGCGGAATCGCGGCCTTCCGGAGCTTCCACATGTCGGCCTGATCCTCCTCGGTGTAGGCCTCGAGCACGTCGAAGGCGTCGCCGTTGTCGACGAAGTAGTCGTTCGTCTCGGCGATGGCCGCCTCGAAGTCGTCGTGGAGTTCGGAGTCGTACTCCAGCATGAGCGCCGCAGCCGCGCCGTCGGGAATCGGTTCCGCGTACTCGGCGTAGCCGTCGGACTCCAGCGCCAGGCGGAACACCTCGTCGTCCATCAACTCGACTGCACTCACGTCGAACTCCAGGGCCTCCGGAACGGCCTCCATCGCGTCCACGAGGTCGTCGAAGCAGTACAGCGCGAGCGCCGTCTTCTCGGGGACGGTCACGAGGCCGACGGTGGCCTCGACCATGACGCCGAGAGTACCCTCCGAACCGACGTAGAGTTTCGCGAGGTTGATGACCTCCTCGCCCTCGTCGTTCTCGTAGACGACGCGGTCGAGGTTGTAGCCGCTGACGCGGCGTTTGAGTTCGGGGTAGCGCGCCTCGATTTCCTCCTCGTTTTCCTCGACGAGTGCGCGGACCGTCTCGTAGATTTCCGCCTCGCGGTCGTCCTTGGAGACGATGTCCTCGTACTCGTCGCTGTCGAGGACGACCGGCCGCGCGTGCAGCATCGACCCGTCCGAGAGGACCGCCTTGACCTCCTCGGTGTAGGCGTCGGTGATACCGTAGCGCACCGAGTGTGCGCCGGTGGAGTTGTTCCCGATGCCGCCGCCGACCGTCGAGCGGTTCGACGATGCCGGGTCCGGCGCGAACTTCAGACCGTGCTCGGCCAGGCGGTCGTCGAGGTCGTCCTGGACGAGACCCGGCTGGATTCTGGCGCGCTGGGCGTCCGGGTCGACGTCGAGCAGTCCGTCCATGTGCCGCGACATGTCCAGAACGACGCAGCCTGGACCGACGGTCTGTCCACCCAGCGAGGAGCCGGCACCCCGCGGCATGAGCGGGACTTCGTGGGCCGTCGCCACTTCCACCGCGTTCTGCACGTCCTCGACGTCTTTCGGATACACGACGCCGGCCGGCCGTGCCTGGTAGATGCTCCCGTCGGTCGCGTAGAGAATCTGTGCGTACTCGTCGAAGCGCACGTCGCCGTCGACTGCGCCCCGAAGGTCCGACGCGAGGTCGACGTACTCCGCGACGGTCGCGCCCGGGTCGCGAGCGTGGTCTCCTGGTGTCCCCGGTGGGTCTGCCGGTCGAATCGGTGTGTCACCTTCTTGTATGCCCATGCGTGGCAATCTGAGCCGGGTGATTAAAAGCCCTCTTTCTTGTCTCCCGAGTGCGATTTGCGGCAGGGCTCTGTCGCTGTCGCTCCGTGGCCAGTCTCGAAAAAATGTCGATGGTCGTGAACTCGTCGCTTACTCGAAGTGCTCGACCGACTTCTGGTACTCCGCTTCGGCCTTGTCCCAGTCGACGACCTCGAAGAACGCCTCGATGAAGTCGCCGCGGGCCGGTCCGTAGTCGTAGTAGTAGGAGTGTTCCCAGACGTCCAGCGCGAGGACGGGGTGCGAGCCCCAGAGTGCGCCCTGGTCGTGCTTGTCGACCGGCACGTTGCGGAGCTGCTTGGCGACCGGGTCGTAGACGAGCAGCGCCCAGCCACCGGCGGCCGAGGCTGCTGCCTCGAACTCGCCCTTCCAGCCTTCGTAGGAACCGAAGTCCTCCTCGATGCGGTCGCGGAGGTCACCTTCGGGTTCGCCGCCGCCGTTGGGGTCCATGTTCTCCCAGAACAGCGTGTGGAGATAGTGCCCACAGCCGTTGTGGGTGACGTTGCCCATCGCGCCGGCGCTGGAGCCGAAGTCGCCGCTCTCGCGGTTCTCCGCCAGTGTCTCCTCGGCCGCTTCGAGGCCGTTTACGTAGCCCTGGTGGTGCGTGTCGTGGTGCCAGGTCAGGACCTGCTCGGAGATGTGCGGTTCGAGGGCGTCGTAGTCGTACGGGAGCGGTGGTAGTTCGGGTTCTGAATGTTCAGGCATATGAATATCCCTCCGACCTGTATGACGGCTGGCACGCTGTTAAAGGTTGAGGAAGGGGACACCTGTGAGCCAGCCCACACCCGAATGGTCCGCTAGCTGTCAGTCGTCGCCAGCACGTTCCGCGGCTCGCGTCGCTCACCGCTCCACAACGAGGGCCGACTCCCTCGCGTCGCTCAGTCGTCGCCCCTCGCTGTCTCGAACATTTCGATAGCCTCCTCGCGGCGCTCGCTGTGATCGACGATGGGGGCGGGATAGTCCGGCGCGTGCATGTTGCGGGTTCCGATGTCGAGTTCGTGCCACGAGTGAATCGTCTCGGCTGGCACCCCCTCCAGTTCCGGGACGTATCGCCTGATGTACTCGGCGTCGGGGTCGAAGCGTTCGCCCTGTGTCATCGGGTTGAAGATGCGGAAGTACGGCTGGGCGTCGGTCCCCGTCGACGCCGCCCACTGCCAGCCGCCGTTGTCGTTTGCGGTGTCGTGGTCGACCAGTTTCTCGCGGAACCAGTCGTAGCCCGCCCGCCAGTCGACGAGCAGGTCCTTCGTCAGGAACGAGGCGACTATCATGCGGACGCGGTTGTGCATGTACGCCTCCTCGCGGAGCTGTCGCATCCCGGCGTCGACGATGGGATAACCCGTCTCGCCGTCCTTCCAGGCCTGCAACCCTTCGGGGTCGTCGTTCCACCGAATCGGGTGCTCGTACTCCTTGTAGTTCTGCGTGACCACCCCAGGCTTGTCCCACAGCACCTGCGTGTAGAACTCTCGCCAGGCGAGCTGGTCCTGGAACTCGAAGACGGACTCGCGCTCGTCCTCGCCGTCAGCGTCGAGTTTCGCGGCCTCGGTCTCCTCGTAGACCTCGCGGATGCCGATTGTCCCGTACTTCAGATGCGGCGAGAGGTGGCTCGTGCAATCGTCGGCGGGGTAGTCCCGGCGCTCGCCGTAGCGGTAGATGTCGCCGCCGCAGAAGTCGGTCAGCAGGCCGCGTGCGACCTCGGTTCCCGCGGGTGGAACGTCCGCTTCGGGGTCGTCGAAGCCCAGGTCGGCCAGCGTCGGCAGCGAGTCGCCGGAGACGTCGGCCAGGTCGTCGGCGGCCGGTGGCTCTGTCGGGTCCGCTTTCGGCCGGTCGTGCCACTTCTTCGAGAAGTAGGTGAACACCTTGTACGGGTCGCCGGCGTTCGTCGTAATCGACCCGGGTTCGTGGTGGACGGCGTCGTGGACGGCCACCCGGTCGACGCCGGCGTCGGCGAGCGCTTGCCTGACCGCTGTGTCGCGCTCGCGGGCCAGCCCCGAGTAGTCCTTGCCCCAGGTCACGAGGTCGGCGTCGAAATCGTCGGCCAGGTCGGGAATGACGGACACGGGGTCGCCGTGAGCGACTACCAGGTCGCTGCCGCGCTCGCGGTACGACTCCCGGAGCGACCGGAGCGCGTCGAGCATGAACGCGACGCGGGGCGGTGCCCCGTTGTCGAGGACGTCCCCGTCGAAGACGAAGACCGGAACCGTCTCGTCGTCGACGGCTGCCAGCGCGAGGTTGTCCGCGACCCGGAGGTCCCTGCGGTGCCAGTGGAGGCGCATACTCGAAGGTGGGCCGGGGCGCACTTCAACGAGGCGGGCAACCAGGTTGGGACCGACCCAGTTTTCACGCGCCGTCCCGCATGCGCTGGTAATGGACGACGACATTCGCGAGCAGGCCGAACAGGCCGCGGAGGTGAACGCGCTGTTCAACGCGCTGAAACACGACAGCGACGCCCAGGTGGGTGCCATCATGGGCCCGCTGATGGGCGAGAACCCCGCGTTCCGCGAGTACGGCGACGAGATAGCGGGCGTCATCGCCCCCGTCGTCGAACGGGTCAACGGCATGGACGCCGCCGAGAAACGCGAGCGCCTGGGAGAACTCGCTCCCGAGAAGGTCGAGGAACTCGACGCGGAGGACGAGGAGGACGAACACGACCTGCCCGACCTGCCCAACGCCGACGAGTACGACGAGATTCGCATGCGCGTCGCGCCCAACCCCAACGGCCCCTGGCACATCGGTCACGCGCGGATGCCGGCCGTCATCGGGACCTACAAGGAGCGGTACGACGGGTGGATGCTCTGCCGGTTCGACGACACCGACCCCGAGACCAAGCGCCCGGACCTGGACGCCTACGACGCCATCCTCGACGCCATCGACTACCTCGGCTTCGAACCGGACGAGGTCATCCGGGCCAGCGACCGCGTGGAGACCTACTACGAACACGCCCGGAACCTCATCGACGCTGGCGGGGCCTACACCTGCTCCTGTCCCGGCGACGAGTTCTCCGACCTGAAAAACAACGCCGAAGCCTGCCCCCACCGCGACAAGGACGCCGAGACGGTCCACGAGGAGTTCGACGCGATGGTCGCCGGCGAGTACGACGCCGGCGAGATGGTGCTGCGCGTCAAGACCGACATCACGCACAAGAACCCCGCGCTGCGGGACTGGGTGGCGTTCCGGATGATAGACACGCCCCACCCGCGCGAGGCGGCCAGCGAGTACCGCTGCTGGCCGATGCTCGACTTCCAGAGCGGGGTCGACGACCACCTCACCGGCGTCACGCACATCATCCGCGGCATCGACCTGCAGGACTCGGCGAAGCGCCAGCGGTTCGTCTACGACTACTTCGACTGGGAGTACCCCGAGGTCATGCACTGGGGGAAGGTCCAGGTCGAGGGGTACGACGTGGCGATGAGCACCTCCACGATACTGGAGAAAATCGAGGCCGGCGAACTCGACGGCTGGGACGACCCGCGCGCACCGACCATCGCGAGCCTCCGCCGGCGGGGCATCCGCGGCGAGGCCATCGTCCAGTCGATGGTCGAACTCGGCACCTCGACGTCGAACGTCGACCTCGCGCTCTCGTCTATCTACTCGCACAACCGCGACCTGGTGGACGAGGAGACCGACCGCGCGTTCCTGGTGCGCGACGACCCCGACCACGGCGGCGGAGTCGTCGAGCGCCAGGTCCTGGGCGGGCCCGACACCGCGGAGGTGCCGGTCCACCCCGAGCACGAGGACCGCGGCGTCCGCGAGATACCGGTCGAGGGCGGCGTCCTGCTGGAGGGCGACGACCTGCCGAACCACGGCGAGCGCGTCTGGCTGAAGGGCTTCGGCTGCGTGCAGGAGACCCGCGACACGCTCCAGTACGTCGACGCGGACCTCGACGTGACGCGCGAGGAGGGGGTCCCAATCGTCCACTGGGTGCCCGCCGGCGACAACGTCCGGACGCGCCTGCGGACCATGGACGGCGACGTGTCCGGGTACGCCGAACCCGGTGTGAGCGAGTACGACGTCGACGACCTGCTGCAGTTCGAGCGCGTCTGCTTCGCGCGCATCGACAGTGACCCCGACGGTGAGATGGTCGCGTACTTCGCGCACCCCTGACGACTTCTCGGTCTTAGGCCGGCCGAAAACTACCCCACGGCGACTACCTTCGGTCCAAGCTTTAAGTACGCGCCCGGAGTTGCCCCTAGGTAGCATGGCAATCGACCCAGAGTTCGAGGAGACCTACGAGGAAGTCGACCGGCACGAGGGCCACCGCGTCTGGACGCCGGACGGCGACGACCCCACGACAGAGAAACAGGGCATCCACGGCACCCACGTGGCCGTCGACTTCGACATCTGTCTGGCTGACGGCGCCTGTCTCGAGGACTGTCCCGTCGACGTCTTCGAGTGGGTCGACACCCCCGGTCACCCCGAGAGCGAGATTAAAGCTGACCCAGCGCACGAGGACCAGTGCATCGACTGCATGCTCTGTGTCGACGTCTGCCCCGTCGACGCCATCGACGTCGACCCCAGCCGCGCCGGCCGCATCTGACCGCACTTTCTCGCCCCTGGCTATCCAGTTTCTGGTATCAATCCCACGGATAATGCGGTAATCCGCGGTAGCAGACGAAACAATTAGGTGAACCTGGATGTGGTACTCACACACGGTTAGTGATATCAATGCGAAGCGTCGTACTGACGAAGGGAGTTCCGGACTTTCGGGAAGGACAGGTGTCGTTCGACGAGGACGGTCACCTCGAGCGTGGGAAGACGCCCACCGTGATGAACCCGAACGACAAACACGCACTCCGTGCGGCACTCCAGACCAAAGTCAGACAGGGCGGCAACGTATCGTTGATGAGCATGGGTCCACCCGGCTACGCCGAAATCCTCCAGGAGGGGATGAAAGACGTCTACGCCGACGACCTCTACCTGCTATCGGACCGCGAAATGGGCGCGGCCGACACCTGGGCGACGGCAATGACCGTGGCGACAGGCCTCGAAGAGATGGAGGAAAACCCCGACCTGCTATTTGCGGGCTTCAAGACGGCAGACGGTGAGACGGGCCACACCGGCCCACAGACCGAGTGGTGTCTCAACATCAACGACGAGATGCCCGACTACCCCCTCATCACCCACGTCATCGCCATGGACGTCGACCAGGAGGAGGGCGTCGTGCGCACCAAACGCCTCGTCGAAGGCGACATCTCCGAAATCGAGACGGTGGAGACAGAACTGCCGGCGTTCATCGTGGTCGACCCCGAGTTCGAACCCACATACAGGAAGGCCGACCACCGCCTGCGCCACAAGGACTTCCGCGCGGAAACCCAGGAGCGCGCCGCGGAGTTCGGCGAGTACCTGGCGGACGGCTCGGACAAAGAGATGACCGACTGGGACCGCTTCACCATGTGGAACCACGCGGACTTGAACCTCGACCCCGACTTCATCGGCCTGTCGGGGTCGCCGACCATCGTCTCGGGTGTCGACCCGATTCCGAAAGCCCCCTCCGAGCGCGAAGCCCAGCACATCCAACCCGACGACGACGAGGGGATGAGCGACGTGCTCGAAGAAATGCAACCGTTCGTGGCGGGTGATTAAATGCCAGAGATCGACCCAACAGAACACGACATTGCGGACCTCGGCCCGCAGATCAAAGACATCGACGACGCACAGGAACTCGAAGAGATGCTGGCGATGGAGAAAGGCGGCGAGGCACGCGCGCCCGTCGTCACGCTCCTCGAAGACCGCCTCGAAAAGCTCACCGGTGACGACGAGGAGCCAGACGACCCCAGCGAGGTCGACCTCACCGAGTTGACCATCGCCGACATCGCCAACATGGTCCGGGACGTCGACGACGTCGACGTCCTCGAGGACATGCTCGAGCGGGAGAAAGACGGCGACGACCGGAAAGGCGCCATCTCCCAGATCGAGGACCGCATCGAATCCATCGAAGGCACGGACGACGAGGACGAAGAAGAAGTCGAGTACGTCCCGCCGGAGGAGAAACACCCCGACCTCGACCACCCCACTGCGGACAAGCAGTACGTCGAGGGGACGGTCGACGGCGAGTACCGCGACATGTGGGTGTACTGCGAGACCCAGCAGGGCGAACTCATCGACGTCTCCAAAGAGATGCTGGGGAAAGCCCGCGAGCTGATGGACCAGTACGAGGAGGACTACGGGGACGACGAGAAGGTCATCGCGGTGCTCATCGGCGACGGCGTCGAAGACCTCGCGGAGGAGGCCATCGCCTACGGCGCGGACCGCGTCGTCTACCACGACGACGAGCGCCTCGGCCGGTTCCAGCACACGCCGTACACGGAGATATTCTGCCACATGTGCCGTGACTGGGACGAGGAGTGGCGCGACTACCACGAGCCGCGCTACACCATCTTCCCCGCGACGAACAACGGGCGTGACCTCTCCGCGCTCGTGCAGGGCGAACTCGACTCCGGGCTGGCGTCGGACTGTTCGGACCTGTACATCGAGAACGCGATGATTTCGAACCCGGAGAAGACGGGCAAGCCCGGCTCCTCGAAAGAGTTCGAGCGGGTGTTGCACATGCCGCGGCCGGACTTCTCCGGCTTCGAGTACTCGACCATCCTGTGCATCGACAAGCCACACCGGGACTTCCACCCGCAAGGCGCCTCGGTCATCCCGGGGACGTTCGACCTGCCCGAACCCGATGCGAGTCGCGAAGGCGAAATCGTCGAGCACGAC contains:
- a CDS encoding glutamate--tRNA ligase, which translates into the protein MDDDIREQAEQAAEVNALFNALKHDSDAQVGAIMGPLMGENPAFREYGDEIAGVIAPVVERVNGMDAAEKRERLGELAPEKVEELDAEDEEDEHDLPDLPNADEYDEIRMRVAPNPNGPWHIGHARMPAVIGTYKERYDGWMLCRFDDTDPETKRPDLDAYDAILDAIDYLGFEPDEVIRASDRVETYYEHARNLIDAGGAYTCSCPGDEFSDLKNNAEACPHRDKDAETVHEEFDAMVAGEYDAGEMVLRVKTDITHKNPALRDWVAFRMIDTPHPREAASEYRCWPMLDFQSGVDDHLTGVTHIIRGIDLQDSAKRQRFVYDYFDWEYPEVMHWGKVQVEGYDVAMSTSTILEKIEAGELDGWDDPRAPTIASLRRRGIRGEAIVQSMVELGTSTSNVDLALSSIYSHNRDLVDEETDRAFLVRDDPDHGGGVVERQVLGGPDTAEVPVHPEHEDRGVREIPVEGGVLLEGDDLPNHGERVWLKGFGCVQETRDTLQYVDADLDVTREEGVPIVHWVPAGDNVRTRLRTMDGDVSGYAEPGVSEYDVDDLLQFERVCFARIDSDPDGEMVAYFAHP
- a CDS encoding electron transfer flavoprotein subunit alpha/FixB family protein, coding for MPEIDPTEHDIADLGPQIKDIDDAQELEEMLAMEKGGEARAPVVTLLEDRLEKLTGDDEEPDDPSEVDLTELTIADIANMVRDVDDVDVLEDMLEREKDGDDRKGAISQIEDRIESIEGTDDEDEEEVEYVPPEEKHPDLDHPTADKQYVEGTVDGEYRDMWVYCETQQGELIDVSKEMLGKARELMDQYEEDYGDDEKVIAVLIGDGVEDLAEEAIAYGADRVVYHDDERLGRFQHTPYTEIFCHMCRDWDEEWRDYHEPRYTIFPATNNGRDLSALVQGELDSGLASDCSDLYIENAMISNPEKTGKPGSSKEFERVLHMPRPDFSGFEYSTILCIDKPHRDFHPQGASVIPGTFDLPEPDASREGEIVEHDLEMPDDWFQVRVEDYDQLDEGVDLTGHEVIVAMGRGIGDDPTKGIELGLDLVDEFEDADLGLTRGVITASYQFDGHVEQYISEERQIGESGQEVEPDLYIAAGVSGAVQHKVGMDESDTIVAINTEPDADIRDFSDYYIQGDLFEVLPTFIEALKEGELAEAVAEVSDD
- a CDS encoding FAD-binding and (Fe-S)-binding domain-containing protein, with amino-acid sequence MGIQEGDTPIRPADPPGTPGDHARDPGATVAEYVDLASDLRGAVDGDVRFDEYAQILYATDGSIYQARPAGVVYPKDVEDVQNAVEVATAHEVPLMPRGAGSSLGGQTVGPGCVVLDMSRHMDGLLDVDPDAQRARIQPGLVQDDLDDRLAEHGLKFAPDPASSNRSTVGGGIGNNSTGAHSVRYGITDAYTEEVKAVLSDGSMLHARPVVLDSDEYEDIVSKDDREAEIYETVRALVEENEEEIEARYPELKRRVSGYNLDRVVYENDEGEEVINLAKLYVGSEGTLGVMVEATVGLVTVPEKTALALYCFDDLVDAMEAVPEALEFDVSAVELMDDEVFRLALESDGYAEYAEPIPDGAAAALMLEYDSELHDDFEAAIAETNDYFVDNGDAFDVLEAYTEEDQADMWKLRKAAIPLLMSLEGDPKPYPFIEDATVPPEELAEYVMEFEEVLEDHDTSAAYFAHAGSGTLHIRPILNLKTENDIEKMHSITEDVTDLVLDHHGAFSGEHGDGMARTEFNPKMYGEDLWGAFKEIKTTFDPEWDMHPGNVVYRESPEDIGPDNDRGVGADNRENLRYGADYQSLEPQTTLDFDDEGGFSHLVELCNGCGTCRQHGSDTMCPTFRASREEIQATRGRANMLRAAISGELPEEEIYSDRFQEEVLDLCVGCKGCKSDCPTGVDMAKLKAEVKHKYHQEEGTSLRSRLFANIDLVSRVGSMLAPVSNWAQELPGSDAIAEKLGIAPERSLPHFASTTLEDWFDDRRTTVSAESAEDKVVLFPDTYTNYSYPEPGKAAVEVLEAAGIHVEIPEDAVPTGRAAFSMGKLDRAHDRAKRNVQVLLPYIEDGYSVVFVEPSDAVMLQDEYLDLLDGKAAERVGANAYGVSEYLHTHRVYDELTFADTGEFLTYHGHCNQKAINRDHHAAALLQQAGYQVDALDSGCCGMAGSFGYEEEHYDLSKAIGSILFEQVDESPGDQVVAPGASCRTQLGDRYESGGERPPHPIEKVRDALA
- a CDS encoding 4Fe-4S dicluster domain-containing protein, which encodes MAIDPEFEETYEEVDRHEGHRVWTPDGDDPTTEKQGIHGTHVAVDFDICLADGACLEDCPVDVFEWVDTPGHPESEIKADPAHEDQCIDCMLCVDVCPVDAIDVDPSRAGRI
- a CDS encoding VOC family protein; this encodes MDVIHVCLNVSDADEIAQWYRDELGFEDSWEFTSEDGETRNVYVADGNGFELQLSDTEGEDDFENGTAWDHLAVKVDDVDAAFEEIDNHGVVSEPADQPAAGARTAFIEDPDGHVVELVEPQD
- a CDS encoding electron transfer flavoprotein subunit beta/FixA family protein yields the protein MRSVVLTKGVPDFREGQVSFDEDGHLERGKTPTVMNPNDKHALRAALQTKVRQGGNVSLMSMGPPGYAEILQEGMKDVYADDLYLLSDREMGAADTWATAMTVATGLEEMEENPDLLFAGFKTADGETGHTGPQTEWCLNINDEMPDYPLITHVIAMDVDQEEGVVRTKRLVEGDISEIETVETELPAFIVVDPEFEPTYRKADHRLRHKDFRAETQERAAEFGEYLADGSDKEMTDWDRFTMWNHADLNLDPDFIGLSGSPTIVSGVDPIPKAPSEREAQHIQPDDDEGMSDVLEEMQPFVAGD
- a CDS encoding cryptochrome/photolyase family protein; protein product: MRLHWHRRDLRVADNLALAAVDDETVPVFVFDGDVLDNGAPPRVAFMLDALRSLRESYRERGSDLVVAHGDPVSVIPDLADDFDADLVTWGKDYSGLARERDTAVRQALADAGVDRVAVHDAVHHEPGSITTNAGDPYKVFTYFSKKWHDRPKADPTEPPAADDLADVSGDSLPTLADLGFDDPEADVPPAGTEVARGLLTDFCGGDIYRYGERRDYPADDCTSHLSPHLKYGTIGIREVYEETEAAKLDADGEDERESVFEFQDQLAWREFYTQVLWDKPGVVTQNYKEYEHPIRWNDDPEGLQAWKDGETGYPIVDAGMRQLREEAYMHNRVRMIVASFLTKDLLVDWRAGYDWFREKLVDHDTANDNGGWQWAASTGTDAQPYFRIFNPMTQGERFDPDAEYIRRYVPELEGVPAETIHSWHELDIGTRNMHAPDYPAPIVDHSERREEAIEMFETARGDD
- the sod gene encoding superoxide dismutase, which translates into the protein MPEHSEPELPPLPYDYDALEPHISEQVLTWHHDTHHQGYVNGLEAAEETLAENRESGDFGSSAGAMGNVTHNGCGHYLHTLFWENMDPNGGGEPEGDLRDRIEEDFGSYEGWKGEFEAAASAAGGWALLVYDPVAKQLRNVPVDKHDQGALWGSHPVLALDVWEHSYYYDYGPARGDFIEAFFEVVDWDKAEAEYQKSVEHFE